One stretch of Natronolimnobius baerhuensis DNA includes these proteins:
- a CDS encoding HIT family protein: MEQVFAPWRIEWIKREDKNADIDGCVFCAFPEQETDRENLLVARSEHAFVLLNNYPYNPGHVMVIPRAHTGDYTDLSDASLLDHARLKQRTFDALEEAMEADGFNAGLNLGDGAGGSIDDHLHTHIVPRWEGDTNFMPVLSDTSVIVEALEETYDRLHEAFASQEGATVPDETSAVVFE; the protein is encoded by the coding sequence ATGGAGCAGGTGTTTGCGCCGTGGCGCATCGAGTGGATCAAACGCGAGGACAAGAACGCCGATATCGATGGCTGTGTATTCTGTGCGTTTCCCGAGCAGGAAACCGACCGCGAGAACTTACTCGTCGCGCGCAGCGAGCACGCGTTCGTGCTCCTCAACAACTATCCGTACAATCCAGGCCACGTCATGGTTATTCCGCGGGCACACACCGGCGACTACACCGACCTCTCGGACGCCTCCCTCCTCGATCACGCGCGGCTGAAACAGCGGACGTTCGACGCCCTCGAGGAGGCAATGGAGGCGGACGGGTTCAACGCGGGGCTCAATCTTGGCGATGGCGCGGGCGGCTCAATTGACGACCATCTCCACACGCACATCGTTCCCCGCTGGGAAGGCGACACCAATTTCATGCCGGTGCTCAGCGACACGTCGGTCATCGTCGAGGCGCTCGAGGAGACCTACGACCGACTTCACGAGGCGTTTGCGAGTCAGGAGGGTGCGACGGTTCCTGACGAGACTAGTGCGGTTGTTTTCGAGTGA
- a CDS encoding winged helix-turn-helix domain-containing protein gives MGETADQSTVCTWGGTDRDGAGSCVPQQLLEALTDETARRIYLSLEEPATVAEIIEQCDVAESTAYRKITELDEAGLILRFEHRAGGVATQYVQAMDQVVVTYDDPIQIECVVQGFSMHCELEPED, from the coding sequence ATGGGCGAAACAGCTGATCAGTCGACAGTCTGTACGTGGGGCGGCACCGACCGGGACGGCGCTGGGAGCTGTGTGCCACAGCAACTCCTCGAGGCGCTCACGGACGAAACAGCGCGCAGAATCTACCTGTCGCTCGAGGAGCCAGCGACTGTCGCCGAGATTATCGAACAGTGTGACGTGGCCGAGTCGACAGCATACCGGAAGATCACCGAGTTAGACGAGGCGGGCCTGATACTGCGATTCGAGCACCGCGCCGGTGGCGTCGCCACGCAATACGTCCAGGCGATGGATCAGGTCGTCGTGACCTACGACGATCCGATACAGATCGAGTGTGTCGTCCAGGGATTTTCGATGCACTGTGAACTCGAGCCGGAAGACTAG
- a CDS encoding glutaredoxin family protein has translation MVTLYELDGCPYCETVADRLEELDIEYESVWVDALHSDRDEVKRVSGQRGVPVIIDDDYGVTMPESEHILEYLEQTYA, from the coding sequence ATGGTCACACTGTACGAACTGGACGGCTGTCCCTACTGTGAAACCGTTGCCGACCGCCTCGAGGAACTCGATATCGAATACGAAAGCGTCTGGGTCGACGCCTTGCACTCCGACCGCGACGAAGTCAAGCGCGTCTCCGGCCAGCGCGGTGTCCCCGTCATCATTGACGACGACTACGGCGTCACCATGCCGGAGTCCGAACACATCCTCGAGTATCTCGAGCAGACGTACGCCTGA
- a CDS encoding DUF7835 family putative zinc beta-ribbon protein: MATTDDSFNGMTEYCDCCDLETLHEVSVQIRTESVKEENAQFSREPYRVRECQRCGDRSSQRMNNA; encoded by the coding sequence ATGGCAACGACAGACGACTCCTTTAACGGGATGACCGAATACTGTGATTGCTGCGACCTGGAAACGCTCCACGAAGTGTCTGTCCAGATCCGAACCGAAAGCGTCAAAGAAGAGAACGCGCAGTTCTCCCGCGAACCCTACCGCGTCCGCGAGTGTCAGCGGTGTGGTGATCGCTCGAGTCAGCGCATGAACAACGCTTAA